CAACGGCGCGCCGCGGGTGACCGGTCCGCGCAACGCCTTGTTGTCACACCCTCTCGTCATACTGCGTCTCATGCTGTCTGGTGCACTCCTGATCCTGGCCGGCCTCATAACGGTTGCCGCCGCCTTCGTCGTCGTCGCCACGCTTGCGGCGGTGCTGCCCGGCCCCCCGGCGCTGCTCGGCGCGACCGGCGGTGGCGCACGCCCCCGTGCCCGGGCGCCCGCTCGGCGCCGCTTTCTCAGACGGGTGGGCGAGTCGGTGGCGCCGCCCCGTTGCGGCGCCTGCGCACGGCCCGGCCCGTCGCCATGCGCCGGGTGCTTGGCCGCCTTGCGCCGTCCGCCGCCCTTGCCGCCGCCTGCGGGGCTCTCCTCCTTGGTGGCGCTGCTCGCCTACGACGGGCCCGGCCGCGAGCTGGTGGCGCGGATCAAGTACCGCAACGCCCGGGCGTCCTTGCCCTGGCTGGCCGCTGCGCTGGCCGCGCACGTCGACGCCGCCGACATCGACATCGTCACGTGGGTGCCCACCACCGCC
This DNA window, taken from Acidimicrobiales bacterium, encodes the following:
- a CDS encoding phosphoribosyltransferase family protein; its protein translation is MLSGALLILAGLITVAAAFVVVATLAAVLPGPPALLGATGGGARPRARAPARRRFLRRVGESVAPPRCGACARPGPSPCAGCLAALRRPPPLPPPAGLSSLVALLAYDGPGRELVARIKYRNARASLPWLAAALAAHVDAADIDIVTWVPTTARRRRGRGFDQARLLAEAVAGELGRPCVGLLHRGPGPPQTGRSAEERRRRPNLRPNARARTAVGARVLLVDDVCTTGTTLAAAAHALRSGGAGVVIAAVAARTLRHGLVGPPLKVVIRRTDPLG